In Microcoleus sp. AS-A8, the following are encoded in one genomic region:
- a CDS encoding glycosyltransferase family 39 protein, with translation MENKPNHVIESRPRYIPGFRYFIVVLLLLGICFRFYNLDRKNYWNDEVYTSLRISGYTKAELLKQVTNRAIASPEWQKYQQFTPEKNWGNVLDSLIEDVHPPLYIPLVRLWAMTFGSSVWVIRSLSAVFSILAFPCLYWLCLELFESPQVGWVAIALMAISPFHLLYAQEARQYSMWTFTILLSSASLLWAMRHKSKLGWVIYGATVALGFYTHYFALFVQIAHGIYIAAIEGIRRGKTFMAYLLACFGGILIGLPWLLVAEKFGGAEYTARKVPFFTIPQRWALNISSLFFDAQIDYRQQLFDVCFNDGFQLRCNDVQPQWTSLSTYLVLLIVILVGYSLYFLYRKAPKRVWIFVFSLMGSEVLFLLLPDLFFRGQRSTVGRYLIPCYIGIQIAVAYFFTVKIAYQSIQEWQQKLWRFILIFLISLGILSCAISSQAETWWIKYSSYYEPQVGKIINRSVAPVVVVEDPIRLMGLSYLVAPQVKFQRIDANSPEIPSGFSDTFLYRPSQQLRQELEQKQHYKLQPIYEQGHLWRIENSP, from the coding sequence ATGGAGAATAAACCGAATCATGTGATTGAAAGTCGCCCACGATACATTCCTGGGTTTCGGTATTTCATCGTGGTCTTATTGCTGCTGGGAATATGTTTTCGATTTTACAATTTAGACCGAAAAAACTACTGGAATGACGAGGTTTACACCTCATTACGGATTTCTGGCTACACCAAAGCGGAGTTGCTAAAGCAAGTTACAAATCGTGCGATTGCCAGTCCAGAGTGGCAGAAGTATCAGCAATTCACGCCGGAAAAAAACTGGGGTAATGTACTCGATTCGCTGATTGAAGACGTTCATCCGCCGCTTTATATCCCGCTTGTCCGCCTTTGGGCGATGACGTTTGGTAGTTCCGTCTGGGTCATCCGCAGCTTATCAGCCGTCTTTAGTATTTTGGCATTTCCTTGTCTGTATTGGCTGTGTTTGGAACTGTTTGAGTCGCCACAAGTGGGATGGGTTGCGATCGCTCTCATGGCTATCTCCCCGTTTCACCTCCTGTATGCACAAGAAGCACGCCAATATAGCATGTGGACTTTCACTATTCTACTTTCTAGTGCCTCACTGTTGTGGGCGATGCGACACAAAAGCAAGTTAGGTTGGGTAATTTATGGAGCAACAGTAGCGCTAGGATTCTACACCCATTATTTCGCTCTATTCGTGCAGATTGCCCACGGCATTTATATCGCCGCCATTGAAGGCATTCGTCGCGGGAAAACCTTCATGGCTTACTTACTAGCCTGCTTTGGCGGTATACTGATCGGCCTGCCGTGGTTGCTCGTTGCCGAGAAGTTTGGGGGGGCAGAGTACACGGCTAGAAAAGTGCCTTTTTTTACGATTCCCCAACGCTGGGCACTCAATATTAGCTCCCTGTTTTTCGATGCTCAAATTGATTACCGCCAGCAACTTTTTGATGTTTGTTTTAATGATGGATTTCAGCTGCGTTGCAATGATGTGCAGCCTCAGTGGACAAGTTTATCCACCTACCTTGTTTTGCTGATTGTAATTTTAGTGGGATATTCTCTTTACTTTTTGTATCGCAAAGCCCCAAAGCGAGTCTGGATATTTGTCTTTTCTTTGATGGGTTCAGAAGTCCTATTTTTATTACTGCCCGACTTATTTTTTCGGGGGCAACGTTCGACTGTTGGTCGATACTTAATTCCGTGCTATATAGGAATTCAGATTGCTGTGGCTTACTTTTTTACAGTTAAAATCGCCTACCAATCTATTCAAGAATGGCAACAAAAATTATGGCGATTTATTTTAATTTTCTTAATTTCATTGGGAATTTTATCTTGTGCCATAAGTTCTCAAGCCGAGACATGGTGGATTAAATATAGTAGCTACTATGAACCTCAAGTCGGTAAAATTATCAATCGCTCAGTTGCTCCAGTTGTCGTTGTTGAAGACCCAATTCGTTTAATGGGTTTAAGCTATTTAGTCGCGCCTCAAGTCAAGTTTCAGCGAATAGATGCGAATAGCCCTGAAATTCCTAGCGGTTTCAGCGATACGTTTTTGTATCGACCGTCTCAACAATTACGACAAGAACTTGAGCAGAAGCAGCACTACAAACTACAACCGATTTACGAACAGGGGCATCTCTGGCGCATAGAAAATAGCCCATAG
- a CDS encoding EamA family transporter: MTLKEFGLFLLAIFTSAAGQLCLKFGAMRLGKVNATNWLGHLLGVFTTPELLLGLCFYAIGALAYILLLTRVNLSVAGPSAALIYVFSVMMGYFIFREAIPLSRSIGLGLIICGVLLVIWQK, from the coding sequence AAAAGAATTCGGACTTTTTTTATTGGCCATTTTTACGAGCGCCGCCGGACAATTGTGCCTGAAATTCGGGGCAATGCGACTAGGGAAAGTAAATGCGACCAATTGGCTGGGTCATCTTTTGGGTGTGTTCACAACGCCAGAACTATTGCTTGGTTTATGCTTCTACGCGATCGGAGCGTTGGCTTATATTTTACTGCTCACACGGGTTAATCTCAGCGTTGCTGGGCCATCTGCGGCTTTGATTTACGTCTTTTCGGTCATGATGGGCTACTTTATCTTTCGAGAAGCGATTCCCTTGAGTCGGTCTATCGGCTTAGGTTTGATTATCTGTGGCGTCCTGTTGGTGATTTGGCAGAAATGA
- a CDS encoding CPBP family intramembrane metalloprotease encodes MSQSYLDVARQGRNGWWRYLLGIFFILFLWLVVGSIVLLIVGSILLTIHLNQSGLNSEALQQPSQQQLLSFLKTPSVGAYVTVNIPFIFFGLAIFLVVIGLHRRPFRTLISADSSVNFQRLFRGFLVWFLISTILIPVDYLLNSQNYVFSFNPGQWFLLLPLALVLTPLQTSAEEFFFRGYLLQGLGLLTRQRFVLIIVSSLLFAVPHFANPEMQRGAVWLALLYFAFGVFLTVITLKDNRLELALGVHAANNLRVLFISTKDSALPAPAIWILNDPGDPRLDLVFFLIQSAIFYYVFFGRQKSHI; translated from the coding sequence ATGAGTCAAAGTTACTTAGATGTCGCACGACAAGGCAGGAATGGTTGGTGGCGTTATCTGTTAGGAATATTCTTTATTCTCTTCCTCTGGCTGGTTGTCGGAAGTATTGTTTTATTAATTGTTGGCAGTATCCTCTTAACTATCCATCTTAATCAAAGTGGATTGAATTCTGAAGCCTTGCAGCAGCCGTCTCAGCAGCAATTACTATCGTTTTTAAAAACTCCTTCTGTCGGAGCTTATGTCACTGTCAATATTCCTTTTATCTTTTTCGGGTTAGCTATATTTTTAGTGGTTATCGGGTTGCACCGACGCCCATTCCGTACCCTCATTAGTGCCGATAGCTCTGTTAATTTCCAACGCTTGTTCAGAGGATTTTTGGTTTGGTTTTTGATATCGACCATTCTCATCCCAGTGGACTATTTGCTAAATTCTCAAAACTATGTATTTTCTTTTAATCCAGGCCAGTGGTTTCTGCTCCTTCCCCTAGCTCTAGTACTTACCCCTCTCCAAACTTCAGCAGAAGAATTCTTTTTTCGGGGATATTTGCTTCAGGGATTAGGTCTACTTACCAGGCAACGGTTTGTACTGATTATTGTGAGTTCCCTTCTATTTGCAGTTCCACATTTTGCGAACCCAGAAATGCAACGAGGAGCCGTGTGGCTAGCCCTGCTCTATTTTGCATTTGGTGTGTTTTTGACTGTCATCACGTTAAAAGACAATAGACTAGAGTTAGCCTTAGGTGTCCACGCGGCTAATAATCTCCGTGTTTTGTTTATCAGTACCAAAGATTCTGCGCTTCCTGCTCCTGCAATATGGATCTTGAATGATCCAGGTGATCCAAGGCTAGATTTAGTTTTCTTTCTGATACAGAGTGCAATATTTTATTATGTGTTCTTTGGTAGACAAAAAAGCCATATCTAA
- a CDS encoding M28 family peptidase has protein sequence MRETPKNLLVRLQWVSRAALLRLTILAIILSILISWGWFAMIQMPGESFRDSLPSLTPKEVALRNALRQDLEKLAGEIGQRNYLTYKSLTAAADFLKSSLATTGYPVQQQGYTVDNQTYYNLEVEIPGTDRANEIVIVGGHYDSVFGSPGANDNGTGAVATLEWARLFAGKKPSRTLRFVEFVNEEPPFFWTENMGSLVYAKRCKQRKEKVVAMLSLETMGYYSDKIGSQNYPAPLSAFYPLQGNFIAFIGNMASGRLVREVIASFRRHTQFPSEGAALPGFVTGVGWSDQWSFWQQGYPGLMITDTAPFRYPYYHTLDDTPDKVVYDCLARVVAGLERAIADLSGWS, from the coding sequence ATGCGTGAGACACCTAAAAATCTGCTGGTGCGCCTGCAATGGGTGAGTCGAGCTGCACTGCTTCGGTTAACGATTCTCGCTATTATTTTGAGTATTCTCATTAGCTGGGGATGGTTTGCCATGATTCAGATGCCAGGAGAAAGCTTTCGGGACTCGTTGCCGTCGTTGACTCCAAAGGAAGTGGCGCTACGAAACGCCTTGAGACAAGATTTGGAGAAGCTGGCTGGTGAAATTGGACAACGGAATTACCTAACCTACAAAAGTTTGACAGCGGCGGCGGATTTCCTCAAATCCTCCTTGGCTACGACGGGATATCCAGTGCAACAGCAGGGATATACTGTTGACAACCAAACTTACTACAATCTTGAAGTCGAAATTCCGGGTACTGACCGAGCCAATGAAATTGTGATTGTGGGTGGTCACTATGACTCGGTGTTTGGTAGTCCTGGGGCAAACGATAATGGTACGGGTGCTGTCGCGACATTGGAGTGGGCGCGTCTGTTTGCGGGTAAAAAACCTTCCCGTACCTTACGGTTTGTCGAGTTTGTCAATGAAGAACCTCCCTTTTTCTGGACAGAAAATATGGGTAGTTTAGTTTATGCCAAACGCTGCAAACAGCGCAAAGAAAAAGTGGTTGCCATGCTCAGTCTGGAAACAATGGGTTACTACTCTGACAAGATTGGTAGCCAGAATTATCCTGCTCCCCTCTCGGCGTTTTATCCACTACAGGGAAACTTTATCGCCTTTATTGGCAATATGGCTTCTGGGAGATTGGTGAGAGAGGTGATTGCTTCTTTCCGCCGCCATACCCAATTTCCCTCAGAGGGTGCTGCGCTTCCGGGCTTTGTTACAGGCGTGGGGTGGTCAGACCAGTGGTCGTTTTGGCAGCAGGGCTATCCAGGTTTGATGATTACGGATACAGCTCCGTTTCGTTATCCCTATTATCACACTTTAGATGATACCCCTGATAAAGTGGTCTATGATTGCTTGGCACGGGTGGTTGCAGGATTGGAACGTGCGATCGCAGATTTATCAGGATGGAGTTAA